The Pongo abelii isolate AG06213 chromosome 19, NHGRI_mPonAbe1-v2.0_pri, whole genome shotgun sequence genome includes the window ttccaCAAATGTTTCTCTATGAATTagacatagaaaaaaatcacaaataattatttattagtcatcagtgaatggaaatgaatgcacatcaacttttttatttattggaaACAAACACTCAATATACTGTAAAACTAAGAAAACAGGTATTTTTGCTAAGTAACTtatctttaaaagtaaaaagtgtgTATATTCTCTCTGATATTTAGAATAATGCAATTGTACAGGATCCTTTCCGAAATTATTCTTTTCTCTAAAATGACAGCTAGAAAGGAACCCTTTGTTCTGTCTTGCCGTTGGTCATTTTAGATGTCTTTTCTTCAATGGAGTGAATCCTCGATGAAAGAACTTTACCACGTTGATCTATCTCTTCAACCACTGTCTTTACCAGTGTGGTTCTGGATAAATCTAGAAATAAAACACAGGCATACATATATTCAACCAAAAAGATTACATGACAATTCCACTGCTAGttcaatataatatattatgggTATTTTTGATTGAGGgagtaagtatatatttataataatagctTGGGATAGTTTTAGCCACTTGATACTTCCCATTCAGAACAGTTTAGCTAAAATTACTTAAATATTGACTATGGTTGTAGTGTATGACTGCCATTAATGTAAAAGTATTGCTGTGACAGAAATAGAACTAGagggttcacgcctgtaatcctagcactttgggaggccgaggtgggcagatcacctgaggtcaggagtttgagaccagtctggccaacatggtgaaactccgtctctattaaaaatataaaaactagctgggcatggtggtggatgcctgtaatcccagctactcaagaggctgaggcaggagaatcacttgaacccaggaggtggaggttgcagtgagccgagatagcaccattgcattccagcctgggaaacagagcgagactctgtctcaaaaaaaaaaaaaaaagaaatagaactagATTTTATTACCTTTAGATGAATTCCCAGGGCTTCCTGATCCAAAGCCCTTTGATTTGGAGCATGAACTGTAAAAGAAATatagtttattcttttatatttctgcttACTATCACTTCAGAAATATTCATTGACTCAATGAACTCATGTGACATTTGTATGCCAAAAACAGGTCTTAGTTTTCTATAGAGGAAACTCTTAAGATTTTTATGTGTAGGAGGTGAAAGTAATTAAATGTTATCTAAagagagaatataaataaatcttgtttccatttgatttttttttacaccCAAGAATTTAAAACTTAaggacatacatacatatatatggatcCAGGTGGTTTGTACAGAGTACATTTATTTCAGGGCAGCGGTGATATTAGGTATGCACTGAAAGAAGGATAAAGCCTGCTTGTGGGAGGTGGAGAGAATCTTGAAACCCACAGTGATTAACATGGACAACTGATGGGAATGGCTGCAGGAACAGTTCCAGTCATCTAAGGCAGAGGAGAACACTGTGATGTACAAGATTTGGAAGAGATGACTCTCTTCTGAAAAAGCAAGAGATGGACATGCTTTTctgcagtgggaatgaaaaagaaaaggcttGGAAGTATGGAAGGCTAATGGGCAGCCCACATTTGTAGCTTAAAAGAGGTAAAAACTGGATTTTCAATGGCTTCACTTACTTTCCATCTCCATCTATCAGGTGGCAGTaggtctcaatttctttttccaagTGGACCTTGACATCGAGAAGATGCTCATACTCCAGCTTCTGGCCCTCGGTCTCGGTTCTGACCTGGTGCAGCTGCTCCTCCAGGGCCCCGATCTGAGCCTGGATCTGCGCCAGCTGCGCACAGTAGTTGCTCTCGGTCTCTGTCAAGGAGCACTCCAGGGAGTGTTTCTGAGGACATCAAAGAAGCCATGGCAAGGGATGAAGACACTCTGAGGACTAGTAGAACAGTCTTTCTCAGTAACCAGCAGGATTGCTCCCTAGGCAGTCATGGAAATTTGTGAGGCTTGTCACAATCAAATGGGAAAGAAAGGAGGCTGGCATTTATGAAGtgagggccaggcatgatggacGTGGGATCCTGACATGGGATAAATGGCCCTTTTCCCACAAGACTTTTGATGTTCCACTGGACATTGATGATATATAGGTCATATTTCTATTAAAACCAACTGATATATTAAAGCACCTTTTAAGGGTAGCAGAATAAAAAATCGATATGGGAAAActtgtattttgaaattatatatttatttcggGGTTACCTGTTGTTTCCGTCTTACTCTGCTACTGTCCCCGCAGATCCACTCTGCCAGTGTTCCATGGCTTTTTGtgctactgctttttttttttttctaatccatCCTTGATTTTCTAGCCTCTATCAAAGGTCTTTTATTAAGGTACCTGAGACTGAATGAGTGCCTTAACAGATGTGAGATTTCAAGGCAAGAGCTATATCTCATAACACAATACGGGTCATTATTTCAACATTACTCTTATGAATATCATACTTCCTCTTTGCTACTTCTACAGTCTGTAATTTGTCTTGGCACCTGTTGCCTCCTTTAATTAAGGTAATTTTCCTCTTTCCCTTATTATAGATAAATATGTCTGGGCAATTATTACTTCTCTTGATATTAATTATTATCCAAGAGTCCACCCCAACTTCcactctttcattttccttttcttgtgtGGAGGAACTTCTGATCTTACATGGTTGAAAATGAAAGATTTATTAAGAGAAGATGCAAGGCTCTGCCTCTTTCATTACATTTTCTAGGGTAGTTAGGCCCAAGTATTTACCtagtaaatacattttatcttaaaatacttgcttttttattgcatttatggtattatactttaaaaaataattttgtatatttctaaATCTATTACCTAGTGACTTCATTCTAGCATTGCAAAGAGGGAATTACACAATATTTGTCATAACAGGCAGACATTGGGTCTAATGGGGCTGAGAACCTAACACTGACTTGGAGCTACTGACTTAGGCAAACAGACGTGTTACATGGAGGGTGCTGGGCTCTCCAGGAGCAGGTAAGTGGAAGGAGATCAGGATGGCAATGAGGAGAGTAAGACAACAGGTAGCAAGACGCCAGTGAGGTGTGTGCTCGGCAGCTCAAAACTTTAATTTCCCTGGTAATGCGTCCTCCTAGGGTATTCCTTTTTATGATTGCTAATACACTCATAAGTCAGAGGGGACAGCATCTCTACTTCACAGTCTTCCACTGTGAAGGCTGACTTGTCAAAGAGGGAGGAGAACAGGATGAACTTGAAAGTTTGTACATCACAGGAAGCAAACgtgaacatttgtgtatttaGACAACTCCCAACTTACAAATGACTTGTGTTCTAACTCTAGGAGATCAAGCTTAGAATTCATCATAAGACAACAGGGCCTCAGGGATGTAAGTTAGGTACTATGCTCCCATTATTCCAGAATTCAGTTATGTCCTGTGTTAAGTAGGCTTTTTATGTGTGGATTATCCTATGAGCCCAAATTATAGTACCACTGGCTGCACAGACTCTAACTACTTTTTAACATCCTTGTTTCTATGTGAAAATGCTCACAATTCTGGTCTGGGGACTCGAAAATGTATTTCCATCAGCGTAGCTCAGAAATAGAGGGAGGATTCACTCACACAGCTCCTGCAGCCGGAACAGAGTCCTCAGGGATCTAGttcagggaagaagggaaatggagaagaaaggaaggttCCAGGAGCCCACAGTGGCAGGGGTGTCTCGGGTACCTGCTAGCAGCAGTgatgagggagaggagaagagggcCATCCTGGTTAAGTTAGGGGCCAGTCAGTGTAAAAACAAGTCTCCCATCTAAATCCGATATAGGGAGAAAGCACACACCTTTAGAGGGCGGCTAAATCAAAAGAATCTCCCATTGTTTTGAGTCATCTTTtccttcttggctcactgcactcacTTGGGTAATAGCTGCTCTCTTCTTTATGTTACAACCTGGTGTCCTCAGTGGGCATGAAACCTCTTATGAGGAAGGGAGTCCTTAGGCCATATGCATGCCGTAATTATCAAAGTCAAGCCTTTTGGGCACTGCCAGCTCACACTGTAGAAGGGAAGCCATTTTTAATCCTGGGTTGACTCCATGCTGACATTTGAAGTAAGGCAGGAGCTGGTGGTATGTGCCCAAGTGGCTGAAGGCCTGGCTTCCAGGTGTGCCCTTGGGGATTTGACCTCCGTCCTGGACTCTGTGGCGATGAAGAGCCTGACAGTGCCCATGTGGCATTCAGGTTTGTACCCTCTCTTCCTCTGCCTGGTGAAACCACATGTGGCTTCTAATATGTATTCATCAGTATCAGGAGACGCTGGTGTGATGCTGGCTCCCTGCCCTGTGTGACTCTAGCCCCACACCGCTGATCATAGACCTGTGGCTAATTTTCTGGTGGAGCAATATTGCTGCTGTTTGTTTTGCGGACCTGAGCTGAATTACCCTGAGAAAGGATCTATGTGAAATGTCTATTTTCATGAAATGAGCACTAAGCATCAGCCAGGAAGGGAACTCCCAGTGATgttaaggagaaagaaaaagctctCTTTTAAGTGTCTATGGATCTGTTTTTTCCTGCTCTCCTCCACTCTCTCTGCTAAGTATTTGCAGGCAAAGGtataataggaaaaaagaaggaagggcagAGGGAAGTGCTTCTCGGAGGCTTTCTAGAATCACAGGATCCGGGCTGACCTTCGCTGTCACCTACCGTGGCCAACAGGGACTGCAGCTGGATCTCCAGGGTCTGCAGGGTGCGCCTCATCTCGGTGAGCTGGCTCCGGGCGGAAGTGGCTGCGCCTGAGTCGTGGGAGATCTGCTGCTGCAGCGAGGCGCTCTGCAGGGCCAGGAAAAAGGGTCACACGGAGTCCCCACACGCCGGGGAAGTGTGAGCAGAGGAATGGGGCCCACCTCACCTTCTCATTGAACCAGGCCTCGGCGTCCTTGCGGTTCTGCTCTGCAAGGGCTTCGTACTCCGCTCGCATGTTGTTCAACAAAACCGCGAGGTCTACCCCGGGGGCCGCATTCATCTCCACGTTCACGTTGCCCCCAGCCGCGCACTGCAAAGCCTTCATCTCCTGGAGGGAAGCAAGAGTGTGGCTTTAGGGGCATTGCAAGTTCACACTCAGTCTGAGAAGTACTCAAACGTGTTACTTTATGTCTCAAAGTTTGTGGTCAGGTGTGTAATTTATGGCACACAATTTTTTAATCGACATATTCGGTCCATATGCATGCCCATCATCTATTTAATTAGTGAtctggtggccgggcgcggtgactcactcctgtaatcccagcactttgggaggctgaggcgggcggatcacttgaagccaagagttccagatcagcctggccaacatggcgaaaacccatctctactaaaaatacaaaaattggccaggcgtggtggtgtgcgcctgtagtcccagctactccagaggctgaggcaggagaattgcttgaacctgggaggtggaggttgcagtgagctgagattgcgccactgcactccagcctggcgacagagcgaaactctgtctcaaaacaaaagaaaacaaacaaacaaaaaaattaaggacCTGTTAATtaaaatcaccaccaccaccaaaaacagTCATAGCACCCCAAGAGAAGtaatttatccttttaaatgAGAAAGGGATTTAAAGACCAGAGAGTTACTCAACATATAGTTACTGAATAAATGTCAGGTTGATGAGAATAGAACAGTAGAAAAAACCCTGAAATCCTGGCCCTCATAGGCATTCATCCTAGGGATGACTGCTGTCATTTATTGAGTgattattatatgccaggcactgttctgagcgTGTGATATATATTAATTCACTGAAGCCTTTTAACATCCCCTCGTAGTAGGTAGTAGTATTAGACTAATCTGTCTATATCCGTTGGCAAATTATAACAATGAACCTGAATTACTATTGTGATTTtaacccccaacccctgcccagtatttaaaatgtacagaatTGTGATTGGACTACAGGTAAAGCTTCTCCTACCTCTTCGTGGTTCTTCTTGAGATATGTCATCTCCTCACTCAGAGACTCATATTGCAGCTCCTGGTCGGTCCTGCAGAGCGTCAGCTCATCCAGGACTCGCCGTAATCCATTGATGTCGGCCTCTACGTTTTGGTGAAGGGTGAGCTCATTTTCATACCTTGGGGGGCATTTAAGTGAATTTCAGTGCCAGTAAGACTACCTCAAGAAACAGAGATATTCAATCCCAATTGCTTTAAACTGAAAATTAGAAATTGAATTAGGACTCTaaatagtataaaaatatacGAAGAAAGCCCTCCTCCATTACCCCCACTCAATTCTGTACAGGATAATTGGCAGTTATTTCATCACACAAATTCCAATAGCATAATctagttaaataaaaatacacaattttggaattttattttagttaatgtTTTTCCTTGGTTGACTAAtgatttactgagcatctactttgTGCTTGGCAGTATTCTAAGGCAGGCAGAGAAATATATTGATATTTTGTCCCAGGAATATAATAACTGTGTGTAAGTTGATTGTAACATTATAATACAAATCCTTTTATCTTTTAGGTGATAGTTCATTCTACTTGGgatgaaattgaaattttatttaacaaattaaataaatagaaactttTTTCTAGAGCGGGATTTTTTTCTGTCACTTACTTTAGCCTGAAATCATCAGCAGCCAGTCTGGCATTATCAATCTGCAGAATGACATTAGCATTAGTGGTAGTGGAGGAGATAATCTAGGATAAACCAAAACAGAGAACACAACAAGTAAGTATGCTTTTATGTGATTCATTATTTCAGGAAATGAAAAAGGTTACTCAAGTTTTTGCATAAAAATCTCACCTCCTTATGTAATAATCAAAATGTTTcaagtttaacttttaaaaattaaagacatggTTTTACTTAT containing:
- the KRT28 gene encoding keratin, type I cytoskeletal 28, coding for MIFCSPGTLQFCIDKVNIPQNTMSLRFSNGSRHVCLRSGAGSVRPPNGGAGFAGSSAYGGSVAGSEFSCALGGGLGSVPGGSHAGGALGNAACIGFAGSEGGLLSGNEKVTLQNLNDRLATYLDNVRALEEANAELERKIKGWYEKYGPGSCRGLDHDYSRYHLTIEDLKNKIISSTTTNANVILQIDNARLAADDFRLKYENELTLHQNVEADINGLRRVLDELTLCRTDQELQYESLSEEMTYLKKNHEEEMKALQCAAGGNVNVEMNAAPGVDLAVLLNNMRAEYEALAEQNRKDAEAWFNEKSASLQQQISHDSGAATSARSQLTEMRRTLQTLEIQLQSLLATKHSLECSLTETESNYCAQLAQIQAQIGALEEQLHQVRTETEGQKLEYEHLLDVKVHLEKEIETYCHLIDGDGNSCSKSKGFGSGSPGNSSKDLSRTTLVKTVVEEIDQRGKVLSSRIHSIEEKTSKMTNGKTEQRVPF